A genomic window from Lotus japonicus ecotype B-129 chromosome 1, LjGifu_v1.2 includes:
- the LOC130731034 gene encoding ATP-dependent zinc metalloprotease FTSH 4, mitochondrial-like yields the protein MSSIILMKSLSLVRKCRFLSAYGGRFPVRAYAAPAPTFEPYVAQSRYLGSTSISDEHPSFEPSSMVSCKYHQSYDEDIKSKTWCLNSLLCNWKHNFSEGSGLWNTCVHESGHAVAVAVLSGVEKLCNATVVPGPDYLGCTRYLSTSSHLMTRKKLIDEMVISMAATSAEGEILGPEFVCTGASGDFHEARIIARDIVAMYGMSAGFGPAYFDFENLSNLKLSHRTRYEIDEEVNFLLDEAWNMAKELIIVHKAKVLLVAHALLKKKTLSKDDIAFLIKMAACPTRNLLL from the exons ATGAGCTCCATCATCCTGATGAAGTCACTTTCATTGGTCAG AAAATGCAGATTTCTCTCTGCATATGGAGGAAGGTTTCCAGTTCGTGCTTATGCAGCTCCTGCACCTACTTTTGAGCCATATGTGGCTCAATCCAG GTACCTTGGTTCTACTTCTATATCAGATGAACATCCATCTTTTGAACCTTCCTCTATGGTCAGCTGCAAGTATCATCAAAGTTATGATGAAGACATTAAGTCTAAGACTTGGTGTCTGAATTCCCTTCTTTGCAACTGGAAACATAACTTTTCTGAGGGTTCAGGTCTGTGGAATACCTGTGTTCATGAATCAGGTCACGCAGTGGCTGTTGCAGTGTTGAGTGGTGTCGAAAAGCTATGTAATGCTACTGTTGTGCCTGGCCCTGATTATTTGGGATGCACCCGATATTTAAGCACCAGTTCACATTTAATGACTAGAAAGAAATTGATCGATGAAATGGTTATAAGTATGGCTGCTACGAGTGCAGAGGGGGAGATTCTTGGTCCTGAGTTTGTATGTACAGGAGCTTCTGGAGACTTTCATGAAGCAAGAATTATAGCAAGAGATATTGTTGCGATGTATGGTATGAGCGCTGGATTTGGGCCTgcatattttgattttgaaaactTGTCCAATCTGAAATTAAGTCATAGGACAAGGTATGAAATAGATGAGGAGGTTAACTTTTTACTTGATGAAGCCTGGAACATGGCGAAAGAGTTGATTATCGTTCATAAAGCCAAAGTACTTTTGGTTGCCCATGCTCTACTTAAGAAAAAGACACTATCGAAGGATGACATTGCCTTTCTTATAAAGATG GCTGCCTGTCCAACCAGAAACCTGTTGCTGTAG